CGATGCCGGAACCGAAGTAGCCACATTTACATCGGCCCACCTGGGCATGGGCATATTTGGCATGACGCCCGAAAGCGGCAAAATATACACAGCCAATGTAACTTTCCCCAACGGCTCTTCGGCTACCTATAAACTGCCCCGGGTGCAAAATATGGGCATAGGCCTTATGGTAAATAATAGCGACCCTGACAACCTCAATATAAAAATTGCAGCCAACGATGTGTTTTTGCAACGCAAACAAAACAAAAGCTTTTACCTGGTAGCACAAAGCGGCGGCGTGATATATTACGCGGCATCTACCGTGTTAAAAGATCAAAGCTACTCGGCAGCTATTCCAAAATCAAAATTCCCAACGGGTATATTGCAAATCACGTTATTTTCGTCGGGCGGCTACGCGTTGTGCCAGCGATTGGTGTTTATTCAACATAACGATCAGCTGAGCCTTAATTTGAAAACTGATAAGCCATCGTATACGGTACGTCAAAACGTAAAAATGTCGGTAACGGCAGTTAACAAAACAACCCCGGTTGTGGGCAGTTTTTCGGTGGCTGTTTTAGACGATGCCACCATCCCATCTAACGAAAATAACGAGCAAACCATTTTAAGCTATATTCTGCTTACATCCGACCTTAAGGGATATATCGAAAAGCCTAACTATTACTTTAATAAACCCGACCAGGAAAAGTCAGATAATCTTGATATACTGATGCTTACCCAGGGTTATACCCGCTTTAATTATGAGGATATACTGGCCGATAAAAACCCGCCCATATACACTGCGCCCGAGCAGGGCATCGAAGTATCGGGTATATTACGCACCAATACCGGGCTGCCGGTTAGTAAGGGCAGCATCCGCCTGATTGTACCCGATAATAATTTTTCGGCCGAAACCCTTACCGATATGGCGGGTAACTTCAAGTTTTCGGACGTAATGGTGAGGGATACCTCAAAAATTACCCTGAGTGCCCGCAATAACCCTAACGGCAGAAATATGGTGATAAACGTTAACGGAGAGCTATATCAAAAGGTAAATAAAAACCCCAATGTAGCCGATGAAATTGTGAATATCGATAGCGTTATACGCCCGTACCTGGAAAACAGCCATAAACAATACCAAAACTCAAGGATACTTAAAGAGGTAGTCATTAAGGCCAAAACCGTTGTTAAAAAAGCCAGCCATAATGATTATGGCACGTTTTCCGGCCTAAGCCCGCAAGCCGATCATGAAATAAAGCCGGAGCAACTGAAAGGCTGCCCTATTTTGATCAATTGCTTAAGCACCATGGCGCTTGGCTTAACTTATGCCGATAATAACTTTTATGTAACCCGCGATTACAACCAGGGAAAAAAAACAACACCGGTACAAATTTATATTAACAGCGCCCAGATTGATGTTACCAACCTTGCATCAATGAGTGGCGACGATGTAGAATCTGTAGAGATATTTTTGAACGATGGTTTAAGCGGCATAAACCGTATAAACGGTACAAAGGGGGTTATGATCATCCACAAAAAGGTGATCAAAACTCAAAAAATTTCCCTGTCGCAGTTAATGGCTATGATACCCAAACAAAACGTAATTACGTTTGCAGTACAAGGTTATAGTAAGGCCAAAGATTTTTACGTACCTAAATACGAGGTTGGCAAAAGCAGCGTAATAGGGCTCGATCTCAGGA
The genomic region above belongs to Mucilaginibacter sp. KACC 22773 and contains:
- a CDS encoding carboxypeptidase regulatory-like domain-containing protein; amino-acid sequence: MISRKFLLVASLFLCFSLAAMAQQDSIPINTVIEKTAKYATAFPIEKVYLHLDKPYYAAGDTIWLKAYVTVEKHQPSALSGIVYVDLLNSQDSVIAGLRLPLKSGFANGNITLDGETIKQGAYRIRAYTNWMRNFDADYFYDRTINIGNALDNKVNTFISYKSSGKKGGMIKLNANIVYKDPTSAPYADKKVSWQLVRNGDPIAKGKGTTDAKGNLLVELPENDAPTLTSGSLVTAIDMGDRNFVTNTFPLTGSITNFDVQFFPESGQLTNGVRTKVAFKAINAKGLGADIKGTITDDAGTEVATFTSAHLGMGIFGMTPESGKIYTANVTFPNGSSATYKLPRVQNMGIGLMVNNSDPDNLNIKIAANDVFLQRKQNKSFYLVAQSGGVIYYAASTVLKDQSYSAAIPKSKFPTGILQITLFSSGGYALCQRLVFIQHNDQLSLNLKTDKPSYTVRQNVKMSVTAVNKTTPVVGSFSVAVLDDATIPSNENNEQTILSYILLTSDLKGYIEKPNYYFNKPDQEKSDNLDILMLTQGYTRFNYEDILADKNPPIYTAPEQGIEVSGILRTNTGLPVSKGSIRLIVPDNNFSAETLTDMAGNFKFSDVMVRDTSKITLSARNNPNGRNMVINVNGELYQKVNKNPNVADEIVNIDSVIRPYLENSHKQYQNSRILKEVVIKAKTVVKKASHNDYGTFSGLSPQADHEIKPEQLKGCPILINCLSTMALGLTYADNNFYVTRDYNQGKKTTPVQIYINSAQIDVTNLASMSGDDVESVEIFLNDGLSGINRINGTKGVMIIHKKVIKTQKISLSQLMAMIPKQNVITFAVQGYSKAKDFYVPKYEVGKSSVIGLDLRNTIYWNPKVITDKNGVATFNFYNSDARGSYRAIIEGLDGDGNLGRQVIHFNVK